TCACCGAGGAGGCCAACCGCCGCGCCTCCTTGCGCGTCGCCGAGGACGTCCTGCGCGTCTTGCGCGGCGAGCCGCCGGTGAGCCCGCTCGCCCTCTAGCATGGCTCGAGCCTCGAGCGTCGTGGTAATCTGCCCGCTCGGCCCCGTGAGGGTGAGGCTGGACCGCCGGGAGCTCGAGCTCTCGGACCGCGGCGGCTTCGAGGCCGAGTGGGCGGGCTCGGACTCGGGGGCCCTCACGCTCGAGGCCCTCACGCTCGAGGCCTACCGCCTCCTCGCCAAGAGTCACCTGCGCGAGGCCTACCGCGGCCGGCACGGTCGCGAGCCGGCCGCGATTCCCCTCAACCTGGCCAGCCACGCCCTCGCCGACGACCTCGTCGGCTGGACCAGGCTCAACTATCGCGCCGGGTCCTAGCGCCGGGTCCTAGCGCCGGCGCGTTCTTCCCTCAAATCCGGGTGCCGGCAAATCCGGTGCCGGCAAATCCGGTGTTGGGGAGGGGTGCCGGGGCGGTAAAGGGTGGTATCCTCGGACCCGATGAGCCAGCTCCACATTCACGCCCGCGAGGGCGACCTCGCCCCCTTCGTGCTCCTGCCCGGCGACCCGCGGCGGGCGCGCTACATCGCCGAGACCTTTTTCGAGGCGCCCGAACGCTACAACGACCACCGCGGCCTGCTCGGCTACACCGGCCGCTATAAGGGCGCGCGGGTGTCGGTGCAGACGACCGGCATGGGCTGCCCGAGCCTGGCCATCGTCGCCGAGGAGATCATCCGCTTGGGCGCCAGGACGCTCGTCCGGGTGGGCACCAGCGGCATCGTCTCCAAAGAGGTAAGGCCCGGCGAGCTGCTCGTCGCCACGGCCTCGGTGCCCGGCGACGGCACCACCCGCCAGTATCTGAGGGGTGACGCCTACGCGCCCGCGGCCTCGTTTGGGGTGACCCGCGCCCTGGTCGGGGCGGCCGAGGAGGCCGGGCGCCCCTTCCACGTCGGCCTCATCCAGACCGAGGACGCCTTTTACGCCACCACGGCCCAGGACGTGAAGACCCTGGCGGCGCGCGGCGTCCTCGCCGTCGAGATGGAGGCTTCGGCGCTGTTTTTGATCGGCAAGCTGCGCGGGGTGGAGACGGGCTGCGCCCTGGTGGCGTCGAACTACATCGGCGACGCGCGGTTCGTCGCCCCGGAGATTTTGAGAGAAGGAGTCGAGCACATGGTCGAAACAGCACTCGAGGCGGCCTGCCGCCTGCAGACAGCGTCGCCGGGGACACCATGACGGTCGCCGTCCTGGGCGCGGGCACGATGGGCGCGGGCATCGCCCAGACCTGCGCTGGCGCCGGTCACGAGGTTCTCCTGCAAGACGTGAGCAGCGAGGCGCGGGACCGGGGCTTCGAGGCCGTCTCCACCAGCCTCTCCCGGCTCGTCAAAAGGGGCAAGATGAGCGAGGACGACAAGGCCGGCACGCTCGCGCGCATCACCCTGATCGGCGACCTCGACAACATCGCCGAGGCGGAGGTCGTCATCGAGGCCGTCTACGAGGACCTGGCGGCCAAGCGCGAACTCTGGCGGAGGGTGGACGGGGTCGCCAGAGACGAGGCGATCTTAGCCAGCAACACCTCGAGCCTGTCGATCACCCAGCTCGCCTCGTTCGTCAGCCGGCCGGAGCGCTTTTGCGGCCTGCACTTTTTCAACCCCGTGGCGGTCTTGCCGCTCGTCGAGGTGGTC
This sequence is a window from Deinococcota bacterium. Protein-coding genes within it:
- a CDS encoding purine-nucleoside phosphorylase; the encoded protein is MSQLHIHAREGDLAPFVLLPGDPRRARYIAETFFEAPERYNDHRGLLGYTGRYKGARVSVQTTGMGCPSLAIVAEEIIRLGARTLVRVGTSGIVSKEVRPGELLVATASVPGDGTTRQYLRGDAYAPAASFGVTRALVGAAEEAGRPFHVGLIQTEDAFYATTAQDVKTLAARGVLAVEMEASALFLIGKLRGVETGCALVASNYIGDARFVAPEILREGVEHMVETALEAACRLQTASPGTP
- a CDS encoding 3-hydroxybutyryl-CoA dehydrogenase; amino-acid sequence: MTVAVLGAGTMGAGIAQTCAGAGHEVLLQDVSSEARDRGFEAVSTSLSRLVKRGKMSEDDKAGTLARITLIGDLDNIAEAEVVIEAVYEDLAAKRELWRRVDGVARDEAILASNTSSLSITQLASFVSRPERFCGLHFFNPVAVLPLVEVVRGLKTADDTLKAAKAFVEGIGKTPILCGDKPGFIVNRLLVPYLNDAVHALSEGVASASDIDAAMKLGANMPMGPLALADLVGLDVTLAAAETLHGEFGDGKFRPAPLLRQMVRAGLLGRKSGEGFYLYDDPKAGS